The following are encoded in a window of Castanea sativa cultivar Marrone di Chiusa Pesio chromosome 5, ASM4071231v1 genomic DNA:
- the LOC142636929 gene encoding transcription factor MYB1-like, with protein MGRSPCCSKEGLNRGAWTVMEDKILTEYIKLHGEGKWRNLPKRAGLKRCGKSCRLRWLNYLRPDIKRGNITRDEEELIIRLHKLLGNRWSLIAGRLPGRTDNEIKNYWNTNIGKKVQDHLNHTSKRSNQVHTQEKQNHSVERSAGGPAEAKIGSSCVVRTKATKCTKAVNVITSEQPIQLDQHNQIIETKPEVAVQSSMVHHHDPVDFSQFMLGENNPSNFMMDFEMEGNFISDFLDMDFSQLPCFEDGGDSSSNTCDKGHSSPISDHTHLVSGDTLHGSNFQSMGPLIESELDWLCD; from the exons ATGGGAAGGAGTCCTTGCTGTTCCAAGGAGGGCTTGAATAGGGGAGCATGGACAGTTATGGAAGACAAAATACTCACAGAATATATCAAACTTCATGGTGAAGGAAAATGGAGGAACCTTCCCAAGAGAGCAG GGCTTAAGAGATGTGGGAAAAGTTGCAGGCTAAGATGGTTAAATTATCTTAGACCTGATATTAAGAGGGGCAACATAACCCGTGATGAAGAAGAGCTCATAATTAGGCTGCACAAACTCTTGGGGAACAG ATGGTCTTTGATAGCTGGTCGGCTTCCAGGCCGAACAGACAATGAAATCAAGAACTATTGGAACACCAACATTGGAAAGAAAGTTCAAGATCACCTAAACCACACTTCTAAAAGATCAAATCAAGTACACACACAAGAAAAGCAAAACCACAGCGTGGAAAGGTCAGCTGGGGGTCCAGCTGAAGCAAAAATTGGCTCATCATGTGTGGTCCGAACCAAGGCAACAAAGTGTACAAAGGCTGTCAATGTCATCACCTCCGAGCAGCCAATTCAACTAGACCAACATAACCAAATTATTGAGACTAAGCCAGAGGTTGCTGTTCAATCCTCCATGGTTCATCATCATGACCCGGTTGATTTTTCACAATTCATGTTGGGAGAAAACAATCCATCCAACTTCATGATGGATTTTGAGATGGAAGGAAATTTCATATCGGATTTTCTCGACATGGATTTCTCACAGTTACCTTGTTTTGAAGATGGGGGTGATAGTAGCTCTAATACATGTGACAAAGGCCACTCATCTCCAATTTCTGATCACACACACTTGGTTTCTGGTGATACGCTGCATGgctcaaattttcaatcaatggGTCCtttaattgagtctgaattggATTGGCTTTGTGATTGA